In Paroedura picta isolate Pp20150507F chromosome 6, Ppicta_v3.0, whole genome shotgun sequence, one genomic interval encodes:
- the GTPBP6 gene encoding putative GTP-binding protein 6, with protein MHTRVLMGSRWRQLLQLRRGVRALSPFAPACCRGPSPAKILHASVVGCRLLGSGKGPTGGKRDQGGYRWGTGDGDEDVQAEREEEEEEEDGEPELEDDKLLESALISLPVGSQRVFVVHPAVKWGPGKARLTTAELQLAEAVTLINSIRDWMVVDKIILSTKNADQLFIFGKGNFQLLTGKIKALPHISSVFMNVERLPVRTKKEFEEAWGVEVFDRYSVVLHIFRRNAQTKEAKLQIALAEIPILRTNVRNEVAQMDQQRGGSRYVMGSGETFTEMQLRLLKEKELKIRRALEKLRGKRSLLRKQRLKREFPIISVMGYTNCGKTTLIKALTGDSKLQPQDRLFATLDITAHAGYLPSRLTVLYVDTIGFLTQLPHDLIASFSATLEDVAYSDLIVHVRDISHPETSLQKKSVLSVLGNLNVPSQLLESIIEVHNKVDLVDSYNSTEPNAIAISALLGYGLDNLKEEIERRIMKITGKNILTIQINLAGPQLSWLHKETTVQEMDVNPEDGTASVKVIISNSALGRYKRLFPLSRCSSVRQKNPD; from the exons ATGCACACACGAGTCCTCATGGGGTCTCGGTGGCGGCAGCTTCTGCAGCTGCGTCGGGGGGTCCGCGCCCTTTCCCCTTTTGCCCCTGCTTGTTGCCGGGGCCCGAGCCCTGCCAAGATTTTGCACGCCAGTGTCGTCGGCTGCCGCCTCTTGGGGTCGGGGAAGGGGCCCACCGGAGGAAAGCGGGATCAAGGGGGTTATAGATGGGGGACAGGAGACGGTGACGAAGACGTTCAAGcggaaagagaggaggaggaagaagaggaagatggaGAACCTGAGCTCGAGGATGACAAGCTGCTGGAATCGGCGCTGATCTCCCTGCCAGTTGGCAGCCAGAGAGTGTTTGTGGTGCATCCAGCTGTGAAATGGGGACCGGGCAAAGCGCGGCTGACCACAG CTGAACTTCAGCTTGCTGAGGCGGTTACACTCATAAACAGCATTCGAGATTGGATGGTTGTAGATAAAATTATTCTTTCTACAAAAAATGCGGACCAGCTTTTTATCTTTGGTAAAGGGAATTTCCAGCTTCTGACTG GTAAGATTAAAGCATTGCCACATATATCATCAGTCTTCATGAATGTAGAAAGACTTCCTGTTCGCACGAAG aaagagttTGAAGAAGCTTGGGGAGTGGAGGTTTTCGACAGATATTCAGTTGTTCTTCATATTTTCCGTCGCAATGCTCAGACTAAGGAAGCAAAACTTCAAATTGCATTGGCTGAAATACCAATTCTAAG GACCAATGTGAGAAATGAGGTTGCTCAGATGGATCAACAGAGGGGTGGATCAAGATATGTCATGGGTTCAG GTGAAACGTTCACGGAGATGCAGCTTCGCCTCTTAAAAGAAAAGGAACTTAAAATTCGAAGGGCCCTGGAGAAACTCAGAGGGAAAAGATCCTTACTTAGAAAACAGCGGTTGAAGCGTGAATTTCCTATTATTTCGGTAATGGGCTACACCAATTGTG GGAAAACTACTCTGATCAAGGCCCTTACTGGAGATTCAAAATTGCAGCCTCAAGATCGACTGTTTGCCACACTAGACATTACAGCTCATGCTGGCTATCTGCCATCACGCCTGACTGTTCTTTATGTTGATACTATTGGATTTCTTACTCAGTTGCCTCATGACCTTATTGCATCATTTTCAGCTACACTAGAAGATGTAGCCTATTCG GATTTAATTGTCCATGTGAGGGATATTAGCCACCCAGAAACCAGCCTCCAGAAGAAAAGTGTGTTGTCTGTTCTTGGGAACCTCAATGTTCCCAGCCAGCTACTGGAGTCAATTATTGAAGTTCACAACAAAGTGGATTTGGTAGACAG TTATAATTCTACTGAACCAAATGCTATAGCCATTTCTGCTCTCTTGGGGTATGGATTAGACAACTTGAAAGAGGAAATTGAGAGGAGAATTATGAAAATAACCGGGAAGAACATTCTGACAATTCAAATCAATTTAGCTGGACCTCAGCTCAG TTGGCTTCACAAAGAAACCACCGTGCAAGAGATGGATGTGAATCCTGAAGATGGTACTGCCAGTGTGAAGGTGATCATTAGCAACTCTGCATTGGGTCGATACAAAAGACTGTTTCCCCTATCCCGTTGTTCTTCTGTGAGACAGAAGAATCCTGACTAA
- the PLCXD1 gene encoding PI-PLC X domain-containing protein 1, which produces MKRKKKTKKHPGKSTPQCHEFAYWMSHLPECLWTIPLYNLSLPGSHDAMTYSLDETSTVSVNESKLLELMDKHMHCIMHPIILRWCITQELTLLEQLDAGIRYFDLRIAHKPDDPSTTLHFVHMLYTTAVVEDALWDILQWLKAHPCEVIILAFRNFDGLDEEHHRHLVCCIKKIFCCRLCPRNVVPTLQHMWAHGYQVIVSYEDLLQVAHNPELWTAIPYWWGNKTTAKKLIQYLELRKSGGRSGGLFVAGINLTGDLAYILGHLHCSIKKMTLRALPSLNRWIKQQRPGAEKDCINIIAGDFIERNNFVKNVISLNEKLIPKEHSSDMLHLISFRKSTSEKNRALPSSQECFEEFVSNKSKKEENSS; this is translated from the exons ATGAAGcgcaagaagaaaacaaagaagcatCCAGGAAAGTCCACCCCCCAATGCCATGAATTTGCTTACTGGATGTCTCACTTGCCAGAATGTCTCTGGACCATTCCTCTTTACAATCTATCACTTCCAG GGAGCCACGATGCTATGACATACAGCCTTGATGAGACGTCAACAGTAAGCGTAAATGAATCCAAGCTGCTGGAACTTATGGACAAACATATGCACTGCATAATGCACCCTATTATTTTGAGGTGGTGCATAACACAG gaGCTGACTCTGTTGGAGCAACTGGATGCTGGAATTAGATACTTTGACTTGAGGATTGCACACAAGCCTGATGACCCTTCTACGACTTTGCATTTTGTTCATATGCTATATACTACAGCTGTTGTAGAG GATGCCCTGTGGGATATATTACAGTGGTTGAAAGCCCATCCCTGTGAGGTAATCATTCTAGCTTTCAGAAACTTTGATGGATTGGATGAGGAACATCATCGCCATTTGGTGTGTTGCATAAAGAAGATCTTCTGTTGTAGACTGTGTCCTAGAAAT GTGGTTCCTACCCTACAACACATGTGGGCCCACGGCTATCAGGTTATTGTCTCATATGAAGACCTTCTACAAGTGGCACATAACCCTGAAttatggactgcaattccatACTGGTGGGGAAATAAGACCACAGCAAAAAAACTTATCCAGTATTTGGAGTTGAGGAAAAGCGGTGGACGCTCAG gAGGATTATTTGTTGCAGGTATCAATCTAACTGGAGATTTGGCATACATTCTGGGACATCTACATTGTTCAATAAAGAAAATGACCCTCCGTGCCCTTCCATCACTAAATCGCTGGATAAAGCAGCAGCGACCCGGAGCAGAGAAAGATTGCATTAATATAATTGCTGGAGACTTCATAGAAAGAAATAATTTTGTGAAGAATGTGATCAGTCTTAATGAAAAACTTATTCCAAAGGAGCACAGCTCGGATATGCTGCATTTGATTAGTTTTAGAAAGAGTACTTCGGAGAAAAACAGAGCTTTACCTTCTTCACAGGAATGCTTTGAAGAGTTTGTTTCTAACAAaagtaagaaagaagaaaattctaGTTAA